One Ignavibacteriales bacterium genomic region harbors:
- a CDS encoding ATP-binding cassette domain-containing protein, translated as MPNNVTPVILSALELEVHFGEQIILDKSSLSVHEGDRIGLVGRNGAGKSTFLKIISGLMPPDSGEVAKKKDLVVGFLSQEFTLDEYKNVYDNILDGALLELNLIKQYDDTPFDASNKHQLEEKILQLDSWNLEKRINILIDSLDAPNADRQISTLSGGEKRRVALCRALISKPDLLILDEPTNHLDTKSIEWLEDFLSSYNGTCIFVTHDRYFLDRIANRIVELASGTFYSHQGNYTEYLINKAERQANKEVEERKRQMFLRRELDWVRRGPKARRTKAKSRLDNYNEVASQNDYEVELDVDLIIPPSDRLGKKVLEFKDVGIKLGDKLLFQNFNFIFEPGRKIGVVGQNGVGKTTLLKMILGQFPPTMGKIEVGETTLFNYVDQARLLLNDNDTVIKAIGDGSETVRFGKQQLSIWTYLRRFLFTDDRINTLVERLSGGEKSRLTLAKILCNGGNFLMLDEPTNDLDLPTLRILEEALLAFEGCVVVVSHDRYFLNRICDGILALEGYEDIYYSEGGYDFYIEKKKKREKDFKESKLKEITEDTRTKNKQKKLSYKDALELEKIEENILLAESEVETIEKIFSSPDYFEKHATNTNELNQNLETAKQKVRKLYDRWEELESLKNSLS; from the coding sequence ATGCCAAATAATGTTACTCCTGTAATTTTATCAGCTTTGGAACTTGAAGTTCATTTTGGTGAACAAATAATTCTTGATAAATCTTCATTAAGCGTTCACGAAGGTGATCGCATTGGATTGGTTGGAAGAAACGGTGCCGGCAAATCAACATTTCTCAAAATTATCTCTGGATTGATGCCCCCGGATTCCGGTGAAGTTGCAAAGAAAAAAGATTTAGTTGTTGGATTTCTTTCACAGGAATTTACTTTAGATGAGTATAAGAATGTTTACGATAATATTCTTGATGGTGCTTTACTAGAGCTTAATCTTATAAAACAGTATGATGATACTCCGTTTGATGCCTCAAACAAACATCAGCTTGAAGAAAAAATATTACAGCTTGATTCCTGGAATTTAGAAAAACGTATTAATATTCTTATAGATTCTTTAGATGCTCCAAATGCTGATCGACAAATATCAACACTTTCAGGCGGAGAAAAAAGAAGAGTTGCACTTTGCAGAGCTTTAATTTCAAAACCCGATCTCTTAATTCTTGATGAACCAACAAACCATCTTGATACGAAATCAATTGAATGGCTTGAAGATTTTCTATCCAGTTATAATGGTACCTGCATTTTTGTTACTCACGATCGTTATTTCCTTGATAGAATTGCAAACAGGATTGTTGAACTTGCTTCTGGTACCTTTTATTCTCATCAAGGCAACTACACAGAATACTTAATTAACAAAGCTGAACGGCAGGCTAATAAAGAAGTTGAAGAGCGAAAGCGGCAAATGTTTTTGCGTCGTGAACTTGATTGGGTTAGACGCGGTCCAAAAGCCCGCAGAACTAAAGCTAAAAGCCGATTGGATAATTACAATGAAGTTGCTTCACAAAATGATTATGAAGTTGAGCTTGATGTTGATTTAATTATTCCTCCTTCAGATAGACTTGGCAAAAAAGTATTAGAGTTTAAGGATGTTGGGATAAAACTTGGTGATAAGTTATTATTCCAAAATTTTAACTTCATTTTTGAACCCGGAAGAAAAATTGGAGTTGTTGGGCAAAACGGAGTCGGTAAAACTACATTACTAAAAATGATTCTTGGACAGTTTCCACCAACAATGGGGAAAATAGAAGTTGGTGAAACAACTTTGTTTAATTATGTGGATCAAGCAAGACTATTATTAAATGATAATGATACTGTTATCAAAGCTATCGGCGATGGAAGTGAAACTGTTAGATTTGGAAAACAGCAATTAAGTATCTGGACTTATCTGAGAAGATTTTTATTTACCGATGATCGGATAAATACGCTTGTTGAAAGATTATCCGGTGGAGAAAAAAGTAGGCTAACACTCGCAAAGATTTTATGCAATGGCGGCAATTTCCTTATGCTTGATGAGCCGACAAATGATCTTGACCTTCCAACTCTAAGAATTCTTGAAGAAGCTTTGTTAGCATTTGAAGGGTGTGTAGTTGTAGTTAGTCACGATAGATATTTCCTTAATCGTATCTGCGATGGAATTTTAGCATTAGAAGGATATGAAGATATTTATTACAGTGAAGGCGGTTATGATTTTTATATTGAAAAGAAGAAAAAACGTGAGAAAGATTTTAAAGAATCAAAACTGAAGGAAATTACTGAAGACACAAGGACTAAAAACAAGCAAAAAAAATTAAGCTATAAAGATGCACTTGAACTTGAGAAAATTGAAGAAAATATCTTACTTGCTGAATCAGAAGTTGAGACAATTGAAAAGATTTTTAGTTCCCCGGATTATTTTGAAAAACACGCTACTAATACTAATGAGTTAAATCAAAATTTAGAAACAGCAAAACAAAAAGTAAGAAAACTTTACGATCGCTGGGAGGAATTGGAGAGTTTGAAAAACAGCTTATCTTAG
- a CDS encoding phosphodiester glycosidase family protein: MQTKIILLSILLVTNLYSQIYSKEEIICDGVIYNKIINSVDTLSIDILKIDISKGNFRLRTVKANKLLNEKATTSEMVRELTDSGYNVIAAINADFFEADGEIINNMISEGEIVKAVKFTDSPFNNFVNTQFAVTDKNKIIIDQFVFKGQLILPNGFSEPINRINSKADSNSIILYNHYQGKYTPSDSSNWYKCETALSIIKRNYDTLFCIVTDTFNHGGNYKIDSDFVLSVNNKYAHYLEREIRLDDTLKIILGFNPNLKNINSLVGGWPRLVRYGINLIKSDSTIEGVFNNFSKVKHPRTGIGITKDSSTVIFITVDGRQESSSGLALDEFADLMIEQGIYQGLNLDGGGSTTMVINNKVVNNPSDQTGERKVGNCIMLIKSN; encoded by the coding sequence ATGCAAACCAAAATCATTCTCCTTTCAATATTGTTAGTCACAAATTTATATTCACAAATATACAGCAAAGAAGAGATCATTTGTGATGGAGTTATTTATAATAAAATAATCAACTCTGTTGATACACTTTCAATTGATATTCTAAAAATTGATATTTCAAAAGGTAATTTTAGATTAAGAACTGTTAAAGCCAATAAACTGTTAAATGAAAAAGCAACAACAAGTGAAATGGTAAGGGAATTAACTGATTCGGGATACAATGTTATTGCAGCTATTAATGCAGATTTTTTTGAAGCAGATGGTGAAATTATTAACAATATGATTTCTGAAGGAGAAATTGTAAAAGCTGTAAAGTTCACAGACTCGCCATTTAATAATTTTGTGAATACACAGTTTGCAGTTACAGATAAAAATAAAATTATTATAGATCAATTTGTTTTTAAAGGTCAGCTCATTTTACCTAATGGCTTTTCTGAACCAATCAATAGAATAAACTCAAAAGCAGATAGTAATTCTATTATACTTTATAATCATTATCAGGGTAAATATACTCCTTCTGATTCAAGTAATTGGTACAAATGTGAAACTGCGCTAAGCATCATAAAAAGAAATTATGACACTTTGTTTTGTATTGTTACAGATACTTTTAATCACGGTGGCAACTACAAAATAGATTCGGATTTTGTGTTATCAGTAAATAATAAATATGCACATTATCTTGAAAGAGAGATTAGGTTAGACGATACACTAAAAATTATTCTAGGTTTTAATCCAAACCTAAAAAATATTAATTCACTAGTTGGTGGCTGGCCAAGACTTGTAAGGTATGGAATTAATCTAATTAAATCTGATAGCACTATTGAAGGGGTATTTAATAATTTTTCAAAGGTAAAGCATCCTAGAACCGGAATTGGAATTACAAAAGATAGTTCCACAGTTATCTTTATAACAGTTGATGGAAGACAGGAATCCAGCAGTGGATTGGCGTTAGATGAATTTGCTGACTTAATGATTGAGCAGGGAATTTACCAAGGATTAAATCTTGACGGCGGTGGTTCAACAACAATGGTTATTAATAATAAAGTTGTAAACAATCCATCAGATCAAACAGGGGAGAGGAAAGTGGGTAATTGTATAATGCTAATTAAAAGTAACTAA
- a CDS encoding SMP-30/gluconolactonase/LRE family protein: protein MNRFFKTVSSVNVLFLILNINLFAQVIDENEKWIKVAENLNFPEGPAYDGKTSLYFSNCYGGWIGKFSNGIVDTLVSRSKDSLLLEKTNGIAFGVDGSLYVCEYGKGQILRISKDAQVEVYAAGYENKKFNRPNDITIDATGNLFFTDPNSYDKNILDGRLFFVDVNTKDVILLDDSLAFPNGINISPIDGKLYVCESAKQKIVRYKITQENKVVEKEDFVELPGGDPDGIEFDINGNLYVAHYGGKAIYIFSPVGKLLQKIVTPGAKPTNLEFGDDDYQTLYLTEVETNSIYKIRTKYKGKQSILKF, encoded by the coding sequence ATGAATAGATTTTTTAAGACAGTGTCCTCAGTTAATGTTTTATTTTTAATTTTAAATATCAATCTATTTGCCCAAGTAATAGATGAGAATGAAAAGTGGATAAAAGTTGCGGAGAACTTAAATTTTCCTGAAGGTCCAGCTTATGATGGAAAAACATCTCTTTATTTTTCTAATTGTTATGGTGGATGGATTGGTAAATTTTCAAATGGAATTGTTGATACCCTTGTATCAAGATCAAAGGATTCTTTATTATTAGAAAAAACAAATGGAATAGCCTTTGGTGTTGACGGCAGTTTGTATGTTTGCGAATATGGAAAGGGTCAAATTCTAAGAATAAGTAAAGATGCCCAAGTTGAAGTTTATGCTGCGGGTTATGAAAACAAAAAATTTAATCGTCCAAATGATATTACAATAGATGCAACCGGAAATTTATTTTTTACAGATCCGAATAGCTATGATAAGAATATATTGGATGGAAGATTATTTTTTGTTGATGTTAATACAAAAGATGTGATTTTACTTGATGATAGTCTTGCATTTCCAAATGGGATTAATATTTCACCGATTGATGGAAAACTTTACGTATGTGAATCAGCTAAACAAAAAATAGTACGCTACAAAATCACACAAGAAAATAAAGTAGTTGAAAAAGAAGATTTTGTTGAGTTGCCAGGCGGTGATCCTGATGGAATTGAGTTTGATATCAATGGGAATCTTTATGTAGCTCATTATGGCGGTAAAGCAATTTATATTTTTTCACCTGTAGGAAAACTATTACAAAAAATAGTAACCCCTGGAGCTAAACCTACAAACCTTGAATTTGGAGATGATGATTATCAAACATTATACTTAACTGAAGTTGAAACAAATTCTATTTACAAAATCAGAACAAAATATAAAGGCAAGCAGAGCATATTAAAATTTTGA
- a CDS encoding alpha/beta fold hydrolase, with amino-acid sequence MKNIFFKLIVLEMLLVSSVSAQSLQRFANIGDLKLQSGKTLYNCQIGYRTFGSINVDSSNIIIYPSWFGGTSEAIGTLIQKYNFIDTTKYFIIAVDALGNGISTSISNSDNPDSVFYNLTIDDMVNANYLLLLNHFNIKKIFAAVGGSMGSMQVFLMAVMYPDLVNKIVAYVATPKMTTSDLLWMNTQLNIIESTLNCGMSEREVKRLSDMLAANFARTPDYVATHTDLSEFPEYLKSFDKEPGKIFTLQNYLTQLKAMMKYDISKYSNGLMEEAAKIIKAKMFIIVSKSDLMVNPIEAINLAQLTNSKLMILDNNCGHLAVSCEIERCRKEIENFLNE; translated from the coding sequence ATGAAAAATATATTTTTTAAGTTAATTGTTTTAGAGATGTTGCTAGTATCAAGTGTCTCTGCTCAATCATTACAAAGGTTTGCAAATATAGGTGATTTAAAATTGCAATCCGGTAAAACACTTTATAATTGCCAAATCGGATATCGAACTTTTGGATCTATTAATGTTGATTCATCAAACATTATAATCTACCCAAGCTGGTTTGGCGGAACTTCTGAAGCTATTGGTACTTTAATTCAAAAGTATAACTTTATCGATACGACCAAGTATTTTATCATAGCTGTGGATGCTTTAGGTAACGGAATATCAACTTCTATTTCTAATTCAGATAACCCTGATTCAGTATTTTATAATTTGACAATTGATGATATGGTTAATGCAAACTATCTTTTATTGTTAAATCATTTTAATATTAAAAAGATATTTGCTGCAGTTGGAGGATCAATGGGCAGCATGCAAGTTTTCCTGATGGCAGTAATGTATCCGGATTTAGTAAATAAAATTGTTGCATACGTAGCCACTCCCAAAATGACAACTTCAGACTTATTATGGATGAATACGCAGCTAAACATTATCGAATCAACTTTAAACTGTGGCATGTCAGAAAGAGAAGTAAAAAGATTATCAGATATGCTTGCGGCTAACTTTGCAAGAACACCGGACTATGTAGCAACACATACTGACCTGTCAGAATTTCCGGAATATCTAAAATCATTTGATAAAGAACCTGGTAAGATATTTACATTACAAAATTACTTAACTCAGCTTAAAGCTATGATGAAATATGATATATCAAAGTATTCAAATGGTTTGATGGAAGAGGCAGCAAAAATAATAAAAGCTAAAATGTTTATAATTGTAAGTAAATCCGATTTGATGGTAAATCCAATTGAAGCAATCAATCTTGCACAATTAACTAATTCAAAACTTATGATACTCGATAATAATTGTGGTCATCTTGCTGTTAGTTGTGAAATTGAACGATGCAGAAAAGAAATAGAAAACTTTTTAAACGAATGA
- a CDS encoding CoA-binding protein: MKSESIQSFLKLKNIAVVGVSRSTKGFGVSVYDHLKHNGYTVYAVNRKGGFSNTTKLYESLFKIEQRIDGIVTIIPPGETELVVQQAKDLGINNIWMQQGSDSKSAIEFCELNKINYVANECILMFAEPVKSIHKFHRWVNRLTGKYPSF, translated from the coding sequence ATGAAAAGTGAGTCAATTCAATCATTTCTAAAATTAAAAAATATTGCTGTGGTTGGAGTTTCCAGATCTACAAAAGGATTTGGAGTATCAGTTTATGATCATTTAAAGCATAACGGTTATACTGTTTATGCGGTAAATCGAAAAGGTGGATTTTCAAATACTACAAAGTTGTATGAATCATTATTTAAGATTGAACAACGAATTGATGGTATAGTAACTATCATTCCTCCCGGTGAAACTGAACTTGTTGTTCAACAAGCAAAAGATTTGGGAATTAATAATATTTGGATGCAGCAAGGTTCTGATTCTAAAAGTGCAATCGAATTTTGCGAACTAAATAAAATCAACTATGTGGCAAATGAATGTATTTTGATGTTTGCTGAACCCGTTAAATCAATTCATAAATTTCATCGTTGGGTAAATAGGCTTACCGGTAAGTATCCAAGTTTTTAA
- a CDS encoding amidophosphoribosyltransferase yields the protein MNYEEDKPISYCGIFGIYGSETASAQAYYGLHALQHRGQEASGIVTRSFNGDNRTHFNIVKGEGLVSEVFADHDLLTSVLYGSSAIGHNRYSTTGAAKSRKNIQPFMVNYRMGNLAIGHNGNLTNAKELRNELVNEGAIFQTTSDTEVILHLIARSKLDNQIDQILEALRKIEGAYCVVILTDDKLIAARDPLGFRPLALGKLDNSFLIASETCAFDIQHAEFIREVNPGELIVIDDESIRTNEIKSFRINGNPEPKKHCVFEYIYFSRPDSFIFGHNVDKMRRRLGKELARSHPVTDPDGERVYVISVPDSSNTTALGYARELEKQGIDARLEIGLIRSHYIGRTFIQPGQSNRETGVRIKFNIVKGVLEGRTIVVVDDSIVRGTTSKQLVHLLREANPKAIHLRISSPPIMYPCFYGMDFPSKQELIAARLNGDIKEIKNYLEVDSVEYLTIDEMLEAVSEAGKDNFCTACFSGKYPTDIDTNFKKEMYEV from the coding sequence ATGAATTACGAAGAAGACAAACCGATTTCTTATTGTGGAATTTTTGGAATTTATGGATCTGAAACTGCTTCGGCACAAGCTTATTATGGATTGCATGCTTTACAGCACCGTGGACAAGAAGCAAGCGGTATTGTAACACGATCATTTAATGGAGATAATCGAACTCATTTTAATATTGTAAAAGGTGAAGGATTAGTATCGGAAGTTTTTGCTGATCACGATCTTCTTACATCCGTATTATATGGCAGTTCGGCTATTGGGCATAATCGATATTCAACAACAGGTGCCGCAAAATCCAGAAAAAATATTCAGCCTTTTATGGTTAACTACCGAATGGGAAATCTTGCAATCGGACATAACGGAAATCTTACAAATGCAAAAGAACTAAGAAATGAGCTTGTAAATGAGGGTGCCATATTTCAAACTACAAGCGATACTGAAGTTATTTTACATTTAATTGCAAGAAGTAAGTTGGATAATCAAATCGATCAAATACTTGAAGCACTAAGGAAAATAGAAGGTGCATATTGTGTAGTTATTTTAACAGATGATAAACTTATTGCTGCTCGTGATCCACTTGGATTTAGACCACTAGCTTTGGGGAAACTAGATAATTCTTTTCTGATTGCTTCAGAAACTTGTGCTTTTGATATTCAACACGCTGAATTTATACGTGAAGTTAATCCTGGTGAATTAATTGTGATTGATGATGAATCAATTAGGACAAATGAAATCAAATCATTTCGCATTAATGGAAATCCTGAACCCAAAAAACATTGCGTGTTTGAGTACATATATTTTTCAAGACCTGATAGTTTTATTTTTGGTCATAATGTAGATAAAATGCGCCGAAGATTAGGCAAAGAACTTGCTCGCTCACATCCTGTTACAGATCCTGATGGAGAAAGAGTTTATGTAATCAGTGTTCCTGATAGTTCTAACACTACCGCTCTGGGTTATGCAAGAGAATTGGAGAAACAGGGAATTGATGCACGTTTAGAAATTGGTTTGATAAGAAGTCACTACATAGGCAGAACATTTATTCAGCCCGGTCAATCAAATCGAGAAACGGGCGTTAGAATAAAATTTAATATTGTAAAAGGCGTTCTTGAAGGAAGAACTATTGTAGTTGTTGATGATTCAATTGTTCGTGGTACAACCTCAAAACAATTAGTACATTTATTACGAGAAGCAAATCCAAAGGCAATACATTTAAGAATTTCATCCCCACCAATTATGTATCCTTGTTTTTATGGAATGGATTTTCCTAGTAAGCAAGAATTAATAGCAGCTAGATTAAATGGGGACATAAAAGAGATAAAAAATTATCTTGAAGTTGATAGCGTGGAATACCTAACTATCGATGAGATGTTGGAAGCAGTTTCTGAAGCAGGCAAAGATAATTTTTGCACAGCTTGTTTTTCAGGAAAATATCCGACAGATATAGACACTAACTTCAAGAAGGAGATGTATGAAGTTTAA